From Nicotiana tabacum cultivar K326 chromosome 22, ASM71507v2, whole genome shotgun sequence, one genomic window encodes:
- the LOC107764750 gene encoding AT-rich interactive domain-containing protein 2-like has protein sequence MQNVKEVPNPTGDKKTEWLDYIYDDRYKLVIPVGPRFQVEIPDWTDPQKEDKGRLKENESDTSKWLGTLVWPTDDNLGNKEVNKELIGEGRNEYCPCESPESVECVKSHVKEERMKLKPELGTAFDIWKFDEMGEEISNLWNPEEQKKFSSLVKTNRMTQGKSFLKPALASLPSKTRQNIVNYYFNVHVPQRISSQTRSGCKIIDTDDEEGDEQAPTSKASRKRNRSKKGASSSSKPAKRSYLTGRR, from the coding sequence ATGCAGAATGTAAAAGAAGTACCGAATCCAACAGGTGACAAGAAAACAGAATGGTTAGATTACATCTATGATGATCGCTACAAATTGGTAATCCCAGTAGGACCCAGGTTTCAGGTTGAAATTCCAGATTGGACTGACCCACAGAAGGAAGATAAAGGCAGGCTTAAAGAGAATGAATCTGATACTTCAAAATGGTTGGGAACACTAGTATGGCCAACAGACGACAACCTAGGAAACAAGGAAGTTAACAAGGAGTTGATTGGGGAAGGGAGAAATGAATATTGTCCTTGTGAGTCCCCTGAATCTGTTGAATGTGTTAAAAGTCATGTTAAAGAAGAAAGGATGAAGTTGAAGCCTGAATTGGGGACAGCCTTTGATATCTGGAAATTCGATGAGATGGGAGAAGAAATTTCGAACTTATGGAACCCTGAGGAACAAAAAAAGTTCAGCTCCCTTGTTAAGACGAATCGGATGACTCAAGGTAAAAGCTTCTTGAAACCAGCATTAGCATCTCTTCCTTCCAAGACTAGGCAGAACATTGTCAACTATTATTTCAATGTTCACGTTCCTCAGCGGATCAGCTCACAGACTAGGTCAGGTTGTAAAATAATTGACACTGATGATGAGGAGGGGGACGAGCAGGCCCCTACTTCCAAGGCTTCTCGGAAAAGGAATCGATCCAAAAAAGGTGCATCCTCTAGTTCTAAACCTGCAAAGAGAAGTTACTTAACTGGTCGACGATGA